A window of the Kosakonia radicincitans DSM 16656 genome harbors these coding sequences:
- a CDS encoding BglG family transcription antiterminator: MQMITSRQNRLLKFLLPRREFITLLKIAEYLNVSEKTIQRDFRMLEPWLAEWSIRINKRAGAGVMLSADNITDLLHLEQLLSVEGDDTDGMMNNSRRVKIASQLLSETPHETSISKLSERYFISNASIVNDLKVIESWIAPLGLTLIRSQSGTHIEGSESSVRQAMASLINGIINHNEPGSVIYSRLDPGSYNALVHYFGEEDVLFVQSLLQEMENDLCWSLGEPYYVNIFTHILIMMYRITRGNALPKKDDNASVFDENIFSVASRMIQRIETRIAHPLPEDEVWFIYQYIISSGVVIEEHNDVSVIGHMHSSDEARLITCRLIATFADMVDSDFSQDIALYDGLLIHIKPLINRLNYQICIRNPLLDDIKGELQDVWRLTQCAVNRVFSGWGEQAVSEDEVGYLTVHFQAAMERQIARKRVLLVCSTGVGTSHLLKSRILRAFPDWTIVGVVSAGSLPSVLTEDIELVVSTINLPAIALPVVYVTAFFNDADIKRVTETIITEKLHRATSLVVEH; encoded by the coding sequence ATGCAAATGATTACCTCGCGACAAAACAGATTATTGAAATTCCTTCTTCCACGAAGGGAATTTATTACCTTGTTAAAAATCGCTGAATACTTAAATGTTTCGGAAAAAACCATTCAACGCGATTTCCGAATGCTGGAGCCGTGGCTAGCAGAATGGAGTATTCGCATAAATAAACGTGCCGGTGCCGGGGTCATGTTAAGCGCAGATAATATAACGGACCTGTTGCATCTTGAGCAGCTACTTAGTGTGGAAGGTGACGATACCGATGGCATGATGAACAATTCCCGGCGAGTGAAAATAGCCTCACAATTATTAAGCGAAACGCCACATGAAACGTCCATCAGCAAATTGTCAGAACGCTATTTTATCAGCAATGCTTCAATCGTTAACGATCTGAAAGTGATTGAATCCTGGATTGCTCCGCTGGGATTGACGTTGATTCGTAGCCAGAGCGGAACGCATATCGAAGGCAGCGAAAGTAGTGTGCGTCAGGCAATGGCATCGCTGATTAATGGCATCATTAACCATAACGAACCGGGCAGCGTGATCTATTCCCGCCTCGACCCGGGAAGTTATAACGCGCTGGTCCATTATTTTGGCGAAGAAGACGTTTTATTCGTTCAGTCATTATTACAGGAGATGGAAAACGATCTCTGCTGGTCGCTGGGCGAGCCGTATTACGTCAATATTTTTACTCATATCCTGATCATGATGTACCGTATTACGCGCGGCAATGCGCTGCCGAAAAAGGACGATAACGCCAGCGTCTTCGATGAAAACATCTTTTCTGTTGCCAGCCGCATGATTCAGCGTATCGAAACACGCATTGCCCATCCGCTGCCGGAAGACGAAGTTTGGTTTATTTATCAATATATTATCTCTTCCGGTGTGGTCATCGAAGAGCATAACGACGTCAGCGTGATTGGCCATATGCACTCCAGCGATGAGGCCCGGCTGATTACCTGCCGGCTTATCGCAACCTTCGCCGATATGGTCGACAGTGATTTTAGCCAGGACATCGCGCTGTACGACGGGCTACTGATTCACATTAAGCCATTGATTAACCGTCTCAATTACCAGATTTGCATTCGTAACCCGCTGCTGGACGATATCAAAGGCGAGTTACAGGACGTCTGGCGGCTGACCCAGTGTGCGGTGAACCGGGTGTTCAGCGGCTGGGGCGAGCAGGCGGTATCGGAAGATGAAGTCGGCTATTTAACCGTGCATTTCCAGGCGGCGATGGAGCGACAGATTGCCCGTAAGCGCGTACTGCTGGTCTGTTCGACGGGTGTCGGAACCTCGCATCTGCTGAAAAGCCGCATTCTGCGCGCCTTCCCGGACTGGACCATCGTTGGCGTGGTTTCTGCGGGGAGCTTGCCGTCGGTACTGACAGAAGATATTGAACTGGTT